From Xiphophorus hellerii strain 12219 chromosome 9, Xiphophorus_hellerii-4.1, whole genome shotgun sequence, a single genomic window includes:
- the LOC116725761 gene encoding gastrula zinc finger protein XlCGF57.1-like, with protein MEEQKDPDGPNIKQEQEELLDKQLKNDQHAEDLQIKEEVDEYCTSQDEVRLVLKEETDTLGMNTAPEQRNNREPEPIRDRLQNARLAENQQQEGKKEESGFCKHPQPRSNKSCQKSRVQSDDAHGSKRRRRSRSLSQTEKSLFSCKVCGKSFSQSSHLNNHMRSHASKKQYPCEVCGKFLNDKGSLTVHMRTHTGEKPFTCPTCGKSFGARSSFIAHVRTHTGEKPFPCPSCEKSFIVKSHLITHMRIHTGEKPFQCLTCGKRFGAKSNLNTHMRTHTGEKPFACVSCGKSFSVRSHLITHLRTHTGEKPYSCPYCGRSFSLRSHLNVHMSTHTGEKPFPCVACGKSFRVRSSLTIHMRTHTDEKLHICDVCCKGFTQSSRLASHMRIHTGERPFPCPTCGKSFSAKTYLNTHMRTHTDEKSYLCVICGNSFSRKSNLNRHMRTHTGEKPYDCEVCGKSFGCSGSLTVHMRSHTGEKPFPCVTCGKSFSVRSYLVIHMRTHTGEKPFPCVTCRKSFLLRSHLTRHMRVHTGEKPFPCSTCGKGFSVRCHMMAHMRTHKQEKGLSDTWPVGNVSKELR; from the coding sequence ATGGAAGAACAGAAGGATCCAGATGGTCCAAATATAAAGCAGGAACAGGAGGAACTGCTGGATAAACAGCTGAAAAATGACCAACATGCTGAAGATCTGCAGATTAAAGAGGAAGTGGACGAATACTGCACCAGCCAGGACGAAGTTCGCCTGGTTCTGAAGGAGGAGACGGACACATTGGGGATGAATACTGCTCCTGAACAGAGAAACAACAGGGAACCAGAACCAATCAGGGACCGACTCCAGAACGCGCGACTGGCTGAAAACCAGCAACAGGAAGGGAAGAAGGAAGAATCAGGATTCTGTAAACATCCACAACCAAGGTCGAATAAGAGCTGTCAGAAATCCAGAGTTCAAAGTGACGATGCACACGGTTCCAAACGTAGAAGGCGGAGCAGATCTCTgagccaaacagaaaaaagtttgttttcctgtaaagTGTGTGGCAAGAGTTTCTCCCAGAGTAGCCATCTGAACAACCACATGAGATCGCACGCAAGTAAGAAACAATACCCCTGTGAGGTCTGCGGtaagtttttaaatgacaaaggTAGCTTAACGGTTCACATGAGAAcccacacaggtgagaagcctttcacATGTCCCacctgtgggaaaagttttgGTGCGAGGAGCAGCTTCATTGCTCATGTaagaactcacacaggtgagaagccatTTCCCTGTCCAAGCTGTGAGAAAAGTTTCATTGTAAAAAGTCATCTAATCAcacacatgagaattcacacaggtgagaaacctttcCAGTGTCTCACCTGTGGAAAACGGTTTGGCGCTAAAAGCAATTTAAACACTCACATGCGAACACACACGGGTGAGAAACCTTTTGCATGTGTGAgctgtgggaaaagtttcagTGTAAGGAGTCACCTGATCACTCATCTGAGAACACACACGGGTGAGAAGCCATACTCCTGTCCATACTGTGGCAGAAGCTTCAGTCTGCGAagtcatttaaatgttcacatgagcaCACATACAGGAGAGAAACCTTTTCCATGTGTGGCATGTGGAAAAAGCTTCAGAGTGAGAAGCAGTTTGACAATTCACATGAGAACGCACACGGATGAGAAGCTGCACATCTGTGATGTGTGCTGTAAAGGTTTCACTCAGAGCAGCCGTCTGGCTTCTCACATGAGGATCCACACAGGGGAGAGGCCGTTCCCATGTCccacatgtggaaaaagtttcagtgCCAAAACATATCTGAATACACACATGAGGACACACACAGATGAGAAGTCCTATCTGTGTGTGATCTGTGGGAACAGCTTCAGTCGAAAAAGCAACTTGAACAGACACATGAGGACGCACACGGGCGAGAAACCCTATGATTGTGAAGTATGTGGGAAATCCTTTGGATGTAGCGGTAGCTTGACCGTCCATATGAGatctcacacaggtgagaaaccaTTCCCATGTGTcacctgtggaaaaagctttagTGTAAGAAGTTACCTGGTTATTCACATGCGAAcccacacaggtgagaagcctttcccATGTGTCACCTGTCGGAAGAGCTTCCTTTTACGGAGTCATTTGACTCGTCACATGAGAGTTCACACCGGCGAGAAGCCGTTCCCATGTTCGACCTGTGGGAAAGGTTTCAGTGTGAGATGTCACATGATggctcacatgagaactcacaaACAGGAGAAAGGTCTTTCTGACACATGGCCTGTGGGAAACGTCTCCAAGGAGTTGAGATGA